The following DNA comes from Calorimonas adulescens.
ATAGATGCAGGCAATACCATACCGTTTATTGCACGATACAGAAAAGAAGCTACAGGCGGCATGTCTGATGAGATCTTGAGAGAGCTTTTTGATAGGCTTATGTACCTTAGGAGTCTTGAGTCAAGAAAGGAAGAGGTAATAAGACTCATCGCTGAACAAGGTAAGCTGACAGAGGAATTAAGGCGTGAGATATCCGAAGCAGAGATACTGCAGAGGGTAGAAGACCTCTATAGGCCATTTAAGCCCAAGCGCAGGACAAGAGCAACTATAGCAGAAGAAAAGGGTTTAAAACCCCTTGCAGAGATGATATTAAACCAGGAAACAATAAGTGAGACGATAGAAGAATTGGCCAGGCCATATGTGAACCCTGAACTGGGCGTTAATTCTGTGAAGGATGCGCTGGACGGTGCCAGAGACATTATAGCTGAAATTATATCAGACAATGCAGAGTACAGGGAAAGGATTAGAAATCTCTATTTCAAGAAGGGCATAATAGAGAGCAAAGCTGTAGCTCCTGATGAGAGGTCAGCATACGAGATGTATTACGATTTCAGGGAACCGGTGGATAAGATTGCAAACCATCGTATTTTGGCCATAAACAGGGGAGAAAGGGAAAAGAAACTTAAGGTTGGTATATTGAGCCCGGATGAAGAGATTATTGTATACCTAAAAAAACAGGTCATATTAGATGAAAGAGCTGCTACAGCCAGACTGCTCGAGGATGCTATAGAAGACGCCTATAAGCGATTAATCGCCCCATCTATAGAACGGGAGGTGAGAAATGTACTCACTGAACGCGCACAGAAAGAAGCTGTAAAAGTCTTTGCAAAAAACACAAATGTTTAAATACGGCCACGCCGTCGCTCCTTCGTTATGTGTCTGGGATAACCCCAACTATTGCAACAAATATTGTAAAGTATAGAGATATGAACGGCAAATTTAAGAACAGGCAGGAATTGAAAAAAGTCAGCAGACTGGGAGAAAAGGTATTTGAGCGCTACACATCTTAATTATACGACAGGGGATGTCCTTGTCCCGCTAACGCCTGTTATTCTGTCGACAAGTCTATTAGGTGTAAGAAGTTTTACGGATTAATTTGGGAATCTACAGAAAGGATTGCGGCGGATGGTCTATGGGTCA
Coding sequences within:
- a CDS encoding Tex-like N-terminal domain-containing protein, which encodes MDISVKLSKEFNIKLSQVLETIKLIDAGNTIPFIARYRKEATGGMSDEILRELFDRLMYLRSLESRKEEVIRLIAEQGKLTEELRREISEAEILQRVEDLYRPFKPKRRTRATIAEEKGLKPLAEMILNQETISETIEELARPYVNPELGVNSVKDALDGARDIIAEIISDNAEYRERIRNLYFKKGIIESKAVAPDERSAYEMYYDFREPVDKIANHRILAINRGEREKKLKVGILSPDEEIIVYLKKQVILDERAATARLLEDAIEDAYKRLIAPSIEREVRNVLTERAQKEAVKVFAKNTNV
- a CDS encoding helix-hairpin-helix domain-containing protein — encoded protein: MSGITPTIATNIVKYRDMNGKFKNRQELKKVSRLGEKVFERYTS